A window of Juglans regia cultivar Chandler chromosome 7, Walnut 2.0, whole genome shotgun sequence contains these coding sequences:
- the LOC109003453 gene encoding protein PHR1-LIKE 3-like isoform X1, producing MYSAIHSLPLDVGHGEFQGSLDGTNLPGDACLVLTSDPKPRLRWTAELHERFIDAVTQLGGPEKATPKTIMRTMGVKGLTLYHLKSHLQKYRLGKQSCKESIESSKDASCIAESQDTSASSSPSSRIMVQDLNDSYQVTEALRVQMEVQRRLHEQLEVQRHLQLRIEAQGKYLQSILEKACKALNDQVAESAAGLEAAREELSELAIKVSNDCQGLDPLETMKMPSLSEIAAALDNNNTSNLPARIGDCSVESCLTSTGSPVSPMGMGLKKRPRPLFGNGDSLPLEGNMRQDIEWMMTNMG from the exons ATGTATTCAGCCATTCACTCGCTGCCGCTCGATGTCGGGCACGGCGAGTTCCAGGGATCTCTGGACGGGACGAACCTACCCGGCGACGCTTGCTTGGTCCTCACTTCGGATCCGAAACCCCGGCTCCGGTGGACTGCGGAGCTCCACGAGAGGTTTATCGACGCTGTGACCCAGCTCGGTGGCCCTGAGA AAGCAACACCTAAGACTATTATGAGAACAATGGGGGTAAAAGGGCTCACCCTTTATCACTTAAAATCGCATCTCCAg AAATACCGCTTGGGGAAGCAATCTTGCAAGGAATCTATTGAAAGCTCTAAGGATG CTTCGTGCATTGCGGAAAGTCAGGACACTAGTGCATCTTCATCGCCATCTTCAAGAATAATGGTGCAAGATTTGAATGA CAGTTATCAAGTTACTGAGGCATTGCGAGTACAAATGGAAGTCCAACGAAGACTGCATGAGCAGCTGgag GTGCAGCGTCATCTGCAACTTCGGATTGAAGCGCAAGGCAAATACCTGCAGTCAATACTGGAGAAGGCTTGCAAAGCTCTCAACGACCAGGTTGCTGAATCTGCTGCTGGGCTTGAAGCTGCCAGGGAAGAGCTCTCAGAACTGGCAATCAAGGTTTCAAATGACTGTCAAGGACTGGATCCTCTCGAAACCATGAAAATGCCCTCCTTGTCGGAAATTGCTGCAGCTTTAGACAACAATAACACTTCTAATCTGCCTGCTCGAATTGGCGACTGCTCTGTTGAAAGCTGCTTGACATCAACTGGAAGCCCAGTTTCTCCAATGGGAATGGGTTTGAAGAAGAGACCAAGGCCCTTATTTGGCAATGGAGACTCATTGCCCTTGGAGGGTAACATGCGGCAAGATATAGAATGGATGATGACTAATATGGGATGA
- the LOC109003453 gene encoding protein PHR1-LIKE 3-like isoform X2 has translation MYSAIHSLPLDVGHGEFQGSLDGTNLPGDACLVLTSDPKPRLRWTAELHERFIDAVTQLGGPEKATPKTIMRTMGVKGLTLYHLKSHLQKYRLGKQSCKESIESSKDASCIAESQDTSASSSPSSRIMVQDLNDYQVTEALRVQMEVQRRLHEQLEVQRHLQLRIEAQGKYLQSILEKACKALNDQVAESAAGLEAAREELSELAIKVSNDCQGLDPLETMKMPSLSEIAAALDNNNTSNLPARIGDCSVESCLTSTGSPVSPMGMGLKKRPRPLFGNGDSLPLEGNMRQDIEWMMTNMG, from the exons ATGTATTCAGCCATTCACTCGCTGCCGCTCGATGTCGGGCACGGCGAGTTCCAGGGATCTCTGGACGGGACGAACCTACCCGGCGACGCTTGCTTGGTCCTCACTTCGGATCCGAAACCCCGGCTCCGGTGGACTGCGGAGCTCCACGAGAGGTTTATCGACGCTGTGACCCAGCTCGGTGGCCCTGAGA AAGCAACACCTAAGACTATTATGAGAACAATGGGGGTAAAAGGGCTCACCCTTTATCACTTAAAATCGCATCTCCAg AAATACCGCTTGGGGAAGCAATCTTGCAAGGAATCTATTGAAAGCTCTAAGGATG CTTCGTGCATTGCGGAAAGTCAGGACACTAGTGCATCTTCATCGCCATCTTCAAGAATAATGGTGCAAGATTTGAATGA TTATCAAGTTACTGAGGCATTGCGAGTACAAATGGAAGTCCAACGAAGACTGCATGAGCAGCTGgag GTGCAGCGTCATCTGCAACTTCGGATTGAAGCGCAAGGCAAATACCTGCAGTCAATACTGGAGAAGGCTTGCAAAGCTCTCAACGACCAGGTTGCTGAATCTGCTGCTGGGCTTGAAGCTGCCAGGGAAGAGCTCTCAGAACTGGCAATCAAGGTTTCAAATGACTGTCAAGGACTGGATCCTCTCGAAACCATGAAAATGCCCTCCTTGTCGGAAATTGCTGCAGCTTTAGACAACAATAACACTTCTAATCTGCCTGCTCGAATTGGCGACTGCTCTGTTGAAAGCTGCTTGACATCAACTGGAAGCCCAGTTTCTCCAATGGGAATGGGTTTGAAGAAGAGACCAAGGCCCTTATTTGGCAATGGAGACTCATTGCCCTTGGAGGGTAACATGCGGCAAGATATAGAATGGATGATGACTAATATGGGATGA